The window gcacggggcgctttcCGACtgttgacgtggatcttcgactggtagcACGAAGCTCCgccgaacctgcacagaagtctggccgggaaggggttcccggcggcgaccccgacgctcaagtcaggcaagcaaatggTGAAAAAAGTAGCTCAAAAGGAGTTCcacacgtacctccggcgaaatatgaggctctttatatagagcggtgaaagagcttatgcacgtccaccgaggcgcatacgtgtccgcagcccatacctcggtatgtacctgtcagagagcttacctgacaccatactgctatagtccaagcatgtcttcgatgggacaagagAACACCTAcccgtcagactaggagtatggtcTAGccctaggacttgacagctgtcagaagatgttcgtCCTTCTTTACCCACCATAGGTCGGGACgtctgtccgtccggctggacggggagttcACGCTCCGGCCGGACGGACCTCATCTCCTGCGCAGTCCGGACGACACTCTCCTCACGTCCGGACTGCCGTTTGCAGCGATATGCTAGGGAgaatttcggtagggtgctatgtaagaACTGTTAGCAGTACATCACCTTCTCTtaggtcttccgctcggctctttgctactgttccattgagcgtcagaaccccaactttagtcggggcgcctattgccctcagctattcaccggtcggcctGCCCAGGCCGGTCGGGATCCCTATCCGGTCGTccacttggccttttgactccagcgtggcatggacccctcagaatgggggtccactgttctaaccgccggatcataggcttttagtatacactctaacagcagaATCTTATCACAGGGTTACAGATTATTGGAGGCATTGATAGGCCATTGAGAATCAACTATGATAACAAAGCTGCAGAATTATATTCCAAGAACAATCGTAATTCGTCAAAGTCTAAATACATTGACATAAAATTTTTGAcaattaaagaaagagttcaaaaTGATCAAATAATGATAGAACATATAAGAACAAATCCATGTTAGCAGATCCACTCATCAAGGATTTACCATCCAAAGTGTTTCATCAGCATGTGTTGAATATGAGAGTTCTTTTTTTTATAAAGTACCCATTATGTAAATCTATATTTTGTGTGATGCTCTATGTTTATGAACACATATTTTTGGCTCATTATATATATAGTACAGTTTTtcttatatgtgtgcatgagttCGACTTTTTTTGACATATGGATATCATATTTACTATTGCGGTTTTACATTTGGTTGTTATAAATATGATGTAGACTCCATTTGGAGTCATAAAGTTGAATCATGATTTACGACTGTAGTTTAGCATAAGATTTTGGTAAATATGATTTGGATCCATTTGGATCATAAGGAGGACTTATTGAGAATGAGCACTTGTAGATCACATTTCATGTCATTTTTGTACTACATATTCAcatttgatctatgtcattaatgatattaGTACTGTGATTACTGTTGAGTTTTGTTATAGTTATAGTAGCTACTACTTCTTTAGTCCTGTACTAATTGATTTAATGGACGAGATTGTTTAAAAGGATATTTAACTCATAAAGTTTGACATGTTGAACTTAGGGGCACATGGTGTATAAGGAATCAAGTATAGCCCAAGTGGGAGACTGTAGGATTAAGACCACATAGGTGGATTTGATCTAATTGAGTCCACATGAGTGGACTTAATCTCCATAAGATTAGGCTTACACTTGATTAACGCACACACAACTAATTGTCATTAAAGTAACTAAACTCAATTAAGTAATCTAATGTTTCAAACATATAAAGAGAGTTTGAATTAAATGGATGTGGATTTAATGTATAGATTTAATAATCCGATTCATTAACATTGATGGGTTGTTAATAAGACACGGACTTTTATGGTGGATAGTCTTCATAAGTTAGGTCAAGTATAAAAGGAAAGAGATAAGGTTCATTAGGACATACTAAACCTAGCTTTCCTATCCCAGCTTCTTCTCCCTATTGAGAAGAAACGTGGTTTTACCGGTTCAATTCTGTGGAAGACAACCGTTGCGTTCACGGGATATTCCGGTGACAAATAGGAGCAATGACGGATCTAGGGGGAGCGGGGGTGTGCTTGAGCATCCCCTTGCTCCCGAAAAATTCCACCAGTATGCTACAGTCCGAGGCGCAGCAAGAAGGAAGACAAGCTCCAGCTCCCTTCTTTGAGTACCCTCTTCATTTTTTGTCTGGATCCGCCACTGAATAGGAGGTTATAACATTGCGATGGAATTAGGACAATTATTCATAAGctattgttatttttttattgagTTTTAGAGATTAATAAAagttataaaatatatatatatatataatcttacaCTGATGGCAAGTACAAGATCGATTCAAATGGCAGAGAATGAAAATGTATCCTTTTACCTATATCATCTAAAGAGaactatttttttcaaaaaaaaaaagaaattaaaataacacctcatttataatttaatatttaaaatatgtcTTTGTCTTTCAACTTAAAACAGTTATGAATAAAGATATATCACTTTATACAATTTTAACACTCCAAAGTAGTGTAAACTTTAGCTAAATCTGCTTGAAAGTTGTACAATTTTAATCGAAATTCCCATAATTTTACAATAATATATCTCCAAAATGAAATATTATTGCTATAACTTTGGGAGAGACATACTTTTTTTTGACGTTACGGTTAAGATAGAAAGATAAAACGAGTGTCAACCATTCTTCTTcctaaagaaaatttttaaatcctATCTCGCAATCAAACCGCATTAGAAAGATTTTAAAGGAGAAACATTTTAATTCATAGATTATAATATCTGAAGTCTACTTATATTTTTGCCTCTTTAGTGGATATTAAAGTTCAAACGACCATTAAGATAATCAATGAAACATGCATCATTTCTACATGGAGTGGGTGCACGAGCATATTCCTAAAAATATAATCATTCCTTTGTTTTTCCACCTCATTCCTGCTTCTCTCAAGTTCAAAAGGCATGCATCAAATTTTTatctataaaattttctttaaaaaaaaaaatcaatcggtATTATCTAAATCACATACCCAACTTTTATAATATTAAATCATATATTATATTTCCAAAATATCCTCTTTCTCTATAGATTCATCAGCCAATTTTATCTAGAAAATTCTAAATCATTTCAAATCAAAACTAATGTACTCTTGAAAATATCCTTAATATATTTATACTCGAATCTAGATTCAATAGCGTAAATTGAAAGTAGTGCAAACATAAATATATTAAGGAGATTTTCAAGAAtacattaattttaatttaaagtgaaTTGGAAGTTTTCtatatttatcaattaatttaggATGAAACTGATTGATGGACATACaccattcaaaaatttaaaagtttaatttttttaaattggaTGGCGTTGACTAATGAATATTATTGTCTTAGGTATTATAATGAACttatgataaattttatcaaaCTAAAATTCACTATTCTCAATTTACACTATTGAATTCAAATCAAAGAAAATAAATacattaagaaagtttttaaaagtacATTAATTTTGATTAGAAATGatttagaatattttaaattcATCCGTCAGTTTTGGATGAAACATAGACctaaagagagagagagggataTTTCGAAAATATAATACttgatttaattaataataaatcttaCTTGTGCAGTTAGTAAAATGCCCAATGAAGAAATAAACAGAATGCATGTTGCATTGCTTTTAAAATATGTATGAGCAATTTTCTACTGGTTAAAACAAAAAAGATAAGTCGAGCAAAATGTCACCGGCCACTAACCAAATGGCAAATAAAGGAAGAATGTGGTATAATATAAAACAATGCCATTTGATACGAAGATGACAAAGAAAACATTATTGCAACTTTTTAGATCGCAATTCCTCTCTTCAAGCATAGTTGGATACAAATGTTTCTCATGCTTTCTCCAAGGACCAATAGAAATATAATTAACTAGTTTAACGTTTTCATGATCCTCCTAACTTTGACCAAAGGCAAAATGCAAAAGGCCTACAATATGATAATTTTCAACTACAATTATTTTGGTCATTTATCAGGACCTAAAACACTCTAAATTATTAGAATTTGTTCCTCAAACTCATCGTGAATCATAATATGTGAAGTCTCAAAGAGTAGTTGGCTACCATATCTACTTTTTACGTTCCAAATCCctttacaaaatattaattaaagcaGCCCTTTGAATGCTTCTCCAGCCCAAACATTGTAGTGATTGACCTTGAACTACCATTGCATCGCTATGATTCGATTTCCAAATGGAGTGGGCGAATAGAATACGGAATAcacattaatttatttattttcttagagAATTTCTTCAACCGACCAGGACGTCCTCAATAGGATCGTAGGCGATTGCCCTAGATAAGCTATTATATTTCCAAGTGCTGTCAAAAGTATCAAATGCAATCCTTAAAGATGCCAGGCATTAGCGGGAGCTAGATTTAAGGATAGCTTTTCATGCTTGGTGCAAATTCctttctaaataaaaataaaacaaatgggTGTAGAAATGGTTAAAGAATGATCGAGTGACTGACCTCGGAGCTCCACTGCATTGCCAGATGGATGGGGAAATTAAGTTCTTGTTCGACCGTCCTTACGACCAAATGGCAATATAAAAGGCTGAGAAATGATGCATTTACGAAAAGAATGTCTGGCAACAAAGTTGACAATGCATGAAAAACGTATTCCGTTTGTCTGCAAGTCAAAGCATCGCGACTTGCTCTGCAATTGGACCGATGATGGATCCGATGGGTCATCCAATGAGCAAACTGAACTTAATGTTCATTCCATTGTACGTAAGACTATGATGACCTAAACAAAGTCACGCCCCATCACATATAGTTAGTGGCTTCAGTGTCCACGTGACAATTTCGGCACTAAATGATCTTCTTAATGAACCTATAAATATGCTTTAATAGGTCATGCGACCTAATAATCTTAGGTGTCATCGATGCATTGTTTAGACGCATTGCCCACTATGAATTATTCAAACCCTGCCAAAGTCCatatcctcctcttcttcctcttgtctGTTCTTCTTCTCAACCAACGCCTGCATCTCGACGCTGCAGATAACAATGACCGAGGTGCGCTTCTAGAATTCAAAAGAGGCCTGCAGGATTCAGATAGTGTGCTCAGCGACTGGAATAATTCAGCTCAAATCTGTCTCTGGAAGGGCATTAGCTGTGGCAAGGGAGGGAGGGTAATTCGACTCCAACTCTATAACGCATCTTTGCATGGAACCATCTCGCCATTTCTATCCAATCTTTCTCAACTTCAAACCCTTGATCTATCACACAATTCCCTCCACGGTTCCATTCCTGATGAGATAGGTTCCTTATCCAACCTTGCTAGGCTTGATCTTAGTGGTAATCAGTTGGGAAGTGGAATACCTACTTGTCTTGGCATGCTTGCAAATCTTGTTTTCTTGAACCTTTGGGATAACCCACTAGGTGGAAATCTTTCCACCTATAAATTCCACAATTGGACCCGGTTAGAATTTTTGGACTTCACCCATATTAATTTGTACGGTCCAATTCCTCCACAGATGGGCAATCACCTTCAACAGCTGCAAATGCTTTTTCTTGGCGAAAACAATTTGACAGGGAGCATTCCATCTTCTCTCTCCAACATATCCAAGCTTCAACGCCTTGATCTATCATTCAATTCCCTGTGCGGATCCATTCCTGCTGGGCTAGGGTTTTTGTCTAACCTCAGCAGACTTGGCCTCAGCAATAACAAACTGAAACAAGGAATACCAGATAGTTTTGGCATGCTTTCGAAGTTAGTGTTTTTTGACCTTTCTGCAAATGAGCTCGCTGGCTACCTTCCTACCTTCATTTTCTACAACTGTACCTTGTTGGAAACAATACACCTTTCTGATAATGCCTTCAGCGGTCCTATTCCTCCACAGATAGGATCTCATCTTCATGCTCTACGAGAACTGCTACTCGGAAAAAATGGTTTGACAGGAACCTTTCCGCCTTCTCTCGCAAATGCAACAAGTCTCGAAAGAATATATCTTGACTATAACCACCTGAATGGTCCGTTGCCATCTGACATTGTAGCACAGTTACCTGCCCTGAAGATACTGTCCATTTCTTACAATAATTTTTCTAGTGAGGAAAATCTTACCTACTTCTTGACTGcaatttcaaatttaactcaACTAATGCATCTTGGCGCAGAAGGACTTCACCTCAAAGGTAGACTTCCCTCGACATTTTGTCTCTTAGATAGTCTTTCCATAATCCTTCTTCAAGACAACAAACTAGACGGAACAATACCGTCCAATATTTCAAATCTTCAAAACTTGACTTTTCTGGAACTTTCTAATAATCTATTAGAAGGCCCTATTCCAGTCGAACTGTTCCTCATCCGAAATTTAGAGAGGGTGTGGCTTTCCAGAAACAATCTAGATGGCCAAATTCCTTCTATTCCTGCTAATATCACGACTCACCTTGGAGATCTGGACATATCACAGAACCATCTTGACGGTAGAATACCATCATCTATATCAAATTTGCAAGCAATGAGGTTCTTGCAATTGTCTGAGAACTTCCTTGGGGGGCCAATACCTTCAAGCATGGGTAGTATGAAACTGGAGCACCTAGACCTGTCCTACAACTGTCTGTCTGGGCAACTGCCAGTACAAGTTGCGGCCCTGAGCACAATGACCTGGATCTTTAGCTTGTCACATAACTTGTTAGAAGGAGAACTTCCCAGGCAATTGAGCCAAATGGATAAGGTTCAGGCCATTGATCTGTCATCAAATAAATTCAATAGTACCATTCCTGACTTGAGAAGTTGTGTAAGTGTTAAGTTTTTGAATCTATCTCACAATTCACTTCAAGGGCCAATCCCAAAATCCTTTGGCAATCTTTTAAGCCTGCAGCAGTTGGATGTTTCCTCAAACCTCCTTTCTGGTGAAGTTCCTGCTTCACTGCAGCAGTGCAACGAACTAAAGCAGCTTAACCTGTCGTTCAACCAGTTTAGTGGCTCTCTGCCACAAGGTGGTATATTTGATGCTTTGACCTTCGATTCACTCAAGGGAAACAAATTTTGCGGGACAGAAGGATATCTAAATTGCAGCTCAAGGACGAGTAGCATAGCACACAGGAAGGAGTTCATCCTATTGCTGAGTATCACTTCCTCAGTACTTTTCACTCTCATCATTTTCTGCACCGTAGCAGCCAAACCTTTCAGAGGAACAGCATTGGGTCTGAGTAGGTACCCTTTTGACTTGATTAGTGATCATCCAAGAATAACTTACAGAGAACTTTGGGAGGCCACAGGAGGATTTGATCAAACTAGATTGATAGGGTCTGGTGGCTTCGGACATGTTTACAAAGGCACACTAAGGGATGGAAGTTTCATTGCCATTAAGGTATTACATCAACATGACCACAAttcttctcggatattcaacagAGAGTGCCGAGTTTTGAAAAGAGTTCGACACAGAAACTTGATGAGAATCATCACAACTTGCAGCAATCCAGAATTCAAAGCTATAGTGCTAACTTTCATGAGTAGAGGTAGTCTAGAAGACTATCTGCACCCTAGAGGAGATTCAGAGACATTTCTGAGCCTGACTGAAATAGTGAACATTTGCAGTGATATAGCAGAGGGGATGGCATACTTGCACAGTCATGCACCAGTTCAGGTGATTCACTGTGATCTTAAACCAAGCAACATTCTCCTCGATGATGATATGACTGCAATAGTTTCAGATTTTGGCATTGCTAGACTGGCTTATGCAGCCGCAGATAGAAGTGCAACAGTCGATAGCATTTCTAGTTCAACGGACACTTTTCTGCATGGATCAGTTGGGTATGTTGCTCCAGGTAAAATATCAACTCCCTCAATCTCATTTGCATATGTGCTCTATGAATAAGCAATTACATATTTGAAGCTCTACATAAAGTAGGATAATGAACCAATTGATTGATGCACTAATTGAGAACATATGCCTTTTTTTGTCTTTGCCGAATGTCTTCTTTTCCCCCCTAGAGTACGGGTATGGTAGACAAGCATCTACAAAAGGGGATGTCTATAGCTATGGCGTTATTGTGCTGGAAATGATCACTAGAAAAAGACCAACAGATGAAATGTTTGACGGGGGTGTGAGCTTAATCAATTGGGTGAAGTACCAGTATGGAAGTCAATTGGAGAATGTTATAGACCCCTCACTAGCCAGGGAACTACAGCAAAAGATTCCAGAggttaagaaaatatttgaagtAGCTATCATGGAGCTCATTGACTTGGGTCTTGTTTGCACACAGGAAACAGCTTCAACCAGACCATCTATGATCAGTGTTGCAGATGACCTCGACAAAATAAAACAGTACATTCGTGGTGATGAAACTGCAACCTTCACATCATCGCATGGTACGTCATCGACCATTGAAACACGGGATGATTGGTTGGTGTGAAAGGTCATGTGTCTCATGCCTTTGACATGATTCATCGAAGAGAAGAAAACCAGTTTTTCATTTCCTTATGGTACATTAGTAGCAAGAATTTGAAAGATaatcaaatagaaaaaaatattttcacttgCATTGTAGAATACGTGCCCAAAGGTTTGAAGATTGTCAGATAAGCAATTCAAATATACTATTGATTCTAGATTTGTTTAAGCAACAACTATAAATACACaatttattaaaaatagaatAGTAAGTAAACAAGAATCAAGCTGCCCTAAAGTAaaagaagagagagaagaaaaaaCTCACATCCACAACTAACCTCTTCAAAGACGCAAAATAAAAACAACCTTCCTGAGTGAATGATTTTTCTTGAGCATGACTGATTGATTCCCTACTCATTGTTATATTGTCCGAATGTAGACAAGATAGTTCACTGGGAAAGATAGCTCTAATGTAGACTAAATCAAGACTCGTCGCTGTATCCAAGTAACTCCCAAGCGCTCCTGCATGCAAGAAAAGCTTTAGTGATCGGGTCAAGAAAAGGGTCCCGACGttagccctctgacgctcaagtcagtgatcaatTTTTAAGAATGAATAGTGAGAAAAATAGTAGCGATATGTATGTAAAATTATATAGTATCGCATACCTACACCTATAGCTGgagaccccttttatagtgttatgTTGTGTTTGCGCACggatttcaaagtatttttaaaaaatgacagATAATAAAAGAGCTCTGACACCTTTCCTAAAATGGACCTACAATCTCTGCGATTGACAAATTGGAAAATTAGAATGTGTAGCTTATATACAGAATATTTTTTGTCCTCCGTGACACAAAATGTCAAAAAGGAATATGAGGTTGTTGAATCATGGGGCCACCATAGGCTCACCTGGCAAGCCGAGCGAGTCTTTAATATAGTTCGATTGGCCATCACTCACAAGAGCCATCTGGTTGACTTCGGTGAATGTAGTTGGCGACTTGGCCTTTGCTTGGGTGGACCAAGCGTCAAGCATGTCCCATCGAGCCACATGTCTGGTTGAGTAAAACACTTGGGCAAGCTCGTTAATACTTGGCTTTACGCTTCATCAATACTTAGGAGATCGGGTGGGTCAAGCGTACAATATGTCCGATCAAGCCATATGTCCGATCGACTAGATCACTCAGTCGAGCTCGTTAATGCTTGGCTTCGAGCTTCACCAATGCTTAGGAGGTCAGGGCTCGAAGCTCGACTGGCTAGAGGGTCCGATCGGACAAGCTCTCGATCTAAATGAGGATGCACCTTGGCTTAGAATATTAACCGtctcttgactttgactgccatgTGTAGCCGGCCTTTTTGACTTTCAGGGAGTCCACCTTAACTACTGTATCACATTAGAAAACAAAGTTCCAATGTATACTGTAACAATCTCATAACTAGCAGTCTAGTAGGCCAAGCTTTGCTTCTTAGTGTATTAAGAAACCCTGATACATCTTTTCATTGTGAAGTCCTTGATTCACTAGGCAACCATACTATTAACACCACTCGAGAAAGATGCATTACTCTAGTATAAGCGCAATCCACAATATCTCCAGCTTTagtgaaaaaaaaatgtttgcaAAGCTTGTTTGTGTTTGCAGGTGAAGTGTTTCTCATATGTAGCTTTATGGTAGTAGGTGACGCGGCGATAGGGATGAGTCTATCTGGCACGAGTCCACTGTCacggtgta is drawn from Zingiber officinale cultivar Zhangliang chromosome 1B, Zo_v1.1, whole genome shotgun sequence and contains these coding sequences:
- the LOC122003613 gene encoding putative leucine-rich repeat receptor-like serine/threonine-protein kinase At2g24130; translation: MNYSNPAKVHILLFFLLSVLLLNQRLHLDAADNNDRGALLEFKRGLQDSDSVLSDWNNSAQICLWKGISCGKGGRVIRLQLYNASLHGTISPFLSNLSQLQTLDLSHNSLHGSIPDEIGSLSNLARLDLSGNQLGSGIPTCLGMLANLVFLNLWDNPLGGNLSTYKFHNWTRLEFLDFTHINLYGPIPPQMGNHLQQLQMLFLGENNLTGSIPSSLSNISKLQRLDLSFNSLCGSIPAGLGFLSNLSRLGLSNNKLKQGIPDSFGMLSKLVFFDLSANELAGYLPTFIFYNCTLLETIHLSDNAFSGPIPPQIGSHLHALRELLLGKNGLTGTFPPSLANATSLERIYLDYNHLNGPLPSDIVAQLPALKILSISYNNFSSEENLTYFLTAISNLTQLMHLGAEGLHLKGRLPSTFCLLDSLSIILLQDNKLDGTIPSNISNLQNLTFLELSNNLLEGPIPVELFLIRNLERVWLSRNNLDGQIPSIPANITTHLGDLDISQNHLDGRIPSSISNLQAMRFLQLSENFLGGPIPSSMGSMKLEHLDLSYNCLSGQLPVQVAALSTMTWIFSLSHNLLEGELPRQLSQMDKVQAIDLSSNKFNSTIPDLRSCVSVKFLNLSHNSLQGPIPKSFGNLLSLQQLDVSSNLLSGEVPASLQQCNELKQLNLSFNQFSGSLPQGGIFDALTFDSLKGNKFCGTEGYLNCSSRTSSIAHRKEFILLLSITSSVLFTLIIFCTVAAKPFRGTALGLSRYPFDLISDHPRITYRELWEATGGFDQTRLIGSGGFGHVYKGTLRDGSFIAIKVLHQHDHNSSRIFNRECRVLKRVRHRNLMRIITTCSNPEFKAIVLTFMSRGSLEDYLHPRGDSETFLSLTEIVNICSDIAEGMAYLHSHAPVQVIHCDLKPSNILLDDDMTAIVSDFGIARLAYAAADRSATVDSISSSTDTFLHGSVGYVAPEYGYGRQASTKGDVYSYGVIVLEMITRKRPTDEMFDGGVSLINWVKYQYGSQLENVIDPSLARELQQKIPEVKKIFEVAIMELIDLGLVCTQETASTRPSMISVADDLDKIKQYIRGDETATFTSSHGTSSTIETRDDWLV